The genomic DNA CGTCCTCCGAAGGGAAGTCCTCGCGAGTGACCGCGCTCGCGTCCCGGTGTGCCGCACTCCGGCGAGCCTGCCCGACGAGATTCGCGAGATCAGCGCCAGTCAACCCACCCGTGTGGCGGGCCAGCGCCGCGAACTCATCGCCCGACACTCTCGAGGGTATGTCCTTGAGATGGGTCTTGAGAATCGCGTGGCGGGCCTCTTCGTCGGGGAGGCCAACCTCGAAGTGTGCGGTCAGGCGACCCGGTCGGAGAATCGCCCGGTCGATATCGCCCGGTCGGTTCGTGGCCGAGACCACAATCGCCTCTCGGTCATCCCGCGTGAGTTGCGCAAGGAACTCACTCGTGACCTTCCGGTCTTCGGCGTGGGCACTCTTGGCGGTGTGTTCGCGAGCGCCGAAGAGATGTTCCGCCTCGTCGAGGAAGATGATACACTGCCCGATCTCGTCGGCCTCGCTGAACAGCGTCTTGACCTGGTCGCTGCTTTCGTTGACCCACATACTCGTCACGTCCGCCGGCGACAGCTCCACGAACGGGATATTTAGTTCTCCGGCGAGCGCTCTAGCGAACATCGTCTTCCCTGTCCCCGGAGGACCATACAGGAGGATGCCGCGCTCCGGTTCGATACCGAATCGTGAGTAGCGATCATCTCCTCGCTGTGCCGCTCGGAGTGGCTTGAGCACGTCTTCGCGGAGGGCGTCCTTCAGGTCGTAGTAGCCGCCGATATTGTCGAACGACGTCTCTGAATATCGCCAGTCATAGCGGTACTCCTCCAGCGGAATTCGTTCTGTGGGAGACGAATACCCGAGCTGGAATTGTTCTCGAAGGTCTATTGGGACTTCGTCAATCGAGACGCGCTTCGGCGGACTCGGCGTGTGGGACGAGGGAGAGGTTTTCGAGGACGGACCGCCCGTGCTGTTGGAGTCCGGCGTCTCAGAGGTCGGTCCCCCTGCGAAGCCGATTGGGTCATACTCTGGCTCGTCGTCCTCAGCAATCTTCTGTTGGAGGATCCCTACAACGTACACGCCGATGAAGAGCCCAACCGGGATAGCGAGCAGGAACGGTGCGGACAGGAGATTCGAGAGCTCTCTCCCCCCGTTGGTCCCCGGGAGGAGCATATTCAGGAATGCGAGTCCGATCACCATCAGGATGAATACCACACTGCCAGCTCCAATCGGCGGGATAAGCGGCTTCCCGAGGAAGAAGAGGACGCCCACGATAGGAACCGTGAGAAGTCCGTACATCGCGATTCCCGCTGCTCCGTGCCACGCTGGAGTGAACAACGACGGATATGCGAGCAATCCCCAGCCCGAAACGAGAAGTGCGACGATGGCCGCTTCGAGTGCGCGCTCGCGACGACCGCCATCGGAGGTCGGTAAGCGGGGGCGGACGTAGACGTATGCAAGGTCGAGGATGATGATTGCCACAGTTCCAGTGGCGAGGTCCCCGTAATATGGTGGTGACATTGTTTGTTGTTGGTGATGTCGATGGGTGAGTGGGTGGCCATGCGTCGCCCGAAGGCGGGGTCGGAAGTGATGCGATGTTGTATGGTGTAAATCGACGAGAGGGCCGACTGCGATTACGCGAGATGAATCCACAGTCCGTCTGTGGCTCTCGCAGCATCGCGGGACGGCCCCTCTCAATCACACACCTCTTAGCCCCATTCCCGTATATAAATCTCCGCGGGAGCGAAGACATAGCGGCTCAGAGCCCCCTCGACTCAATGCTGAGTCTAGACCTCCGGCCCGTTTCCATCGTCGGGCTTGGGTGGCTTGCTCTGGCCGCCCGCTGCTTTCCCGAACTCCGAGCCATTCGAGCCGATCATCGGCCCACCTGCCCGGCGGCCCGCGGAATACGCGAGGTAGGAGTTGCCACCAACCCCGCCGATCATCGCGGCCGCGCCAGTCTTCGCCGTGAACGTCCCTGCTTTCTTCCCGGTTCTCACACCCTTCTTGCCGGTCTCCACACGGCGGTTCCGTACAGCGTTCGTTGCGATGTCGCTCTCGGCGGTCGTGATGCGCTCGCTGGCATCCTGCTGGTCGGCCTTGGCCGCCCGGAACTTCCGCGAGAGGTTGACCGACCGACTCGCTCCATCCGTCCCCATATACGACATCTTCCGGTCGAGGGTATCGGGGTTGGTCTTGAACTCCGGCTTCTGGTTCTCCATCGGCTCGGCGTCAAGGAAGCCCTGTTTCTTGGCCTCGGCCATGTCTATCTCCTCGTTCGCCATCGCGTTCTGGATGAATTTCGCCTGCGACGACGCGGTTTTGTGGTCGGTTTGCGCCTCAGACAACGAGGCCTGTGCCGAGTCCAACTTTCCCGACGTCCCGTAGTGGCCGATACGCTTGGTCGCCTGCTGGTGTGCGCTCTGCTTGACACTGCTGACAGCGCCTTTCGCCCGCGCTGTCATGCGACTCGAGAGGCCGGACCCGCCGGCCCCGACGTTCGCACTCCCGGCACTCCCCGCGCTCGCTCCCGAGCCCGCGGCCGCGGCACTCGAACCGCCCGCCGCGCTACCGCCCGATGCGCCACCGGAGGCCGCACCGCCGGACCCACCAGCAGCCGCACCACCGGCCGCGCCAGCGACAGCGCCGCCGACAGCGGCCGTGACAGCCATCGTCGCGACTGCTGCCGCCTCACCAACCCCGATGGGCTGGCCCGCCCACGAGATGAGCTTCCAGATCGCCACGATGAGCACAACTGGGAAGAGCAGCATCAACGCGAGTTCGGCGAAGATCAGGCCGGTTTCGCCAGCAACATTCTGAATCATCGCCCCGGCGCTATCGGAACTCCCGCCCGTGGCCTGGAGGATACCACCGTGTTCGATGACCTGGAAGGCCAACACGATGATGGCGATGATCGGGCCGGCTAACAGCGCGAAGACGCCCATCCGCATGAACGTCGCTCCGACGCTCCCCACCGACTTGAAGGGACCACGGCCCACGAACCAGACGACCGCGAAAAACGGCGTCCCGATGTAGGCCATCCAAATCATGAACCAGCGCAGTAGCAGGAAGAATAACGCCAGTAGGAGCGACAGCACCGCCAGAATCGCGGCGACTATCGAGACGATGAACTTCAGCGTCCACGTGGCGAACGTCGTGGGTGCGCCGACGAGACCGTTACCGTACCCATAGTTCGCTACTCCTGGGTCGGGGTCGAGGTTCAGAATCGCCATTGTGACGGCATTCGTCGCGTCGATCGCGAATCCCCAGGCAGGCTGGGAAACTCCGATGAACAACAGCACCATCACCGTCCGGACCACGAGGTCCATCAACCCGGACTCGCGGTCCTCACTGAATGGCCACGCGATGAGCGCCAACGCGATCATTATCGGGAGCAAGACTAGCGAAATTTCGAATATCCCAGTCCACGCTCCGTTCGCCGCCGTCGAACCGTGTGGGTTCGGGACCTTCAGGAGGCCCTTGAGGAGCTCGTCAGTGAGCGCCGACGACATCTCTGACGCTGCCGCATTGAGCGTATCAATGAGCCATCCCCAGATTGCCTCTGCGACCGAATCGGGCCCGAGAATCTGGAGCGGCACTACCGACCCCACCGCGAGCTGCGGAACCATCAGGACCAGCAGCGTGGGGTCCATCAGCGCTCACCAGACGCCGGGACGTCCGACACAGCGCCATCGACGGAGTCCGATCCCGGCGACGGCTCTGCTGCGGCCCGGTCCTGTGCGAATTCACCAGAGAGTTGCATATCCAACTCGCGGTTCGTGATGTCCGGCATATCAGTCAGGTCCAGCTCGGACTCGACCGGTCCGGCATCTTCGGGGCGGCGCGTTCCCTCGCGCTCCTCGATGTACGTCCACGGGTCGAGGTTGTTGTCGATCATGTAGTGCTCAAAGTCTCCAGAGTGAACCTCGAGCCGGCGACGACCGTGTTTGGTAGTCGACAGCAGACAGCCAGAGTACCCGGATTCCTGCCCGCGCGGGGCTGACTGTAGGTACTTCACTTCAGCCGGCGAGAGGTCGAAGTACTCCTTCGTCGCGTCCGAGACCGACTGCGCATAGAACAGCATCTTGATGTCACAGTTCTCGTAAATCTCGCGGCGCTCTTCCGTCCGCAGGAACTCGTGTGCGGTCTGACTCATCAGTGTCAGCCCGGCATCGTAGTGCCTGGCGTGGCGGATGAAGAGGTTGATGAGATCCCGCGTCGACTCCCGACCCAACAGATAGTGGGCCTCGTCGAACGTCACGTCGAAGCGATTCGGCGACCGCTTGGCCTCGAGGTACGCCCACTGCAACATCGCGTGGAGGATAAGCGGCATCTCGCCCGTGTCCGCGAAGGAACTCATGTCCATCACGACCAGCCGCGAGTTCAACTCGAGGTTCGTCGTCCCGTTCAGGTTGTAGTTGATACCGCCTGGCTTGAACGACTCAAATTTGGGTTCCAGGGACTTCGCGACCTCCTGGTGCTTTTCCGAGGGCGTGAACACCGCCATCGGGACCGAAATCCCGGCGTCCGTGATTGGCTCGCCCTCCTCAGAGAGCACGCCCATCTCGCAGAAGTGATCGAACTCGGCCTCGTCGACGAGGCCCTCCTCGAGCGCCGCCTCATAGCCACCGTGAGTGATGACCTCGACGCCCCGGATGAGATCGTCGATGATAGGCGACTCGTTCGCGTACGTCTCGTACTCACCGAGGACAATCCCCTTCGAGAGATACGCGTAGTGGACCGCCTGGATCAGCATTCCCTCTTCCGCAGCGGGGAGGCCGCCCCGGTCTTCGTAGTGCGTGTTCAGCATCTCCACGACCGAGCGAACCGTCAGCGGGTAGGTATCCTCGGCCGCACCGAGGCCGCCCGACGGCGGTTCGATATCCATCGGGTTCACCTTCTGTGCGCCGCCGAAGCGAATGACTTCCCCGCCCAGCTTCTCCGCGAAGAACGGATAGTCGTCGCCCGCCGGGTCGAACAGCACACACTGGACCGTCGGGTCCGCCAGCAAGCGGCGGTAAATCTCGAGTTTCCGGGCGTAGGACTTCCCAGACCCCGTCTTCCCCGAAATGACCATTCCGTACCCGGAGTGTGCATAGCGGTCGATGATGACCGGCCGACTCGTGTCGTCGAACCCCATCATGATGCCGTCCGCGTCGTAAATCGGCGGCTCGACGAGGTTGAACAGCGTCGCCAGCGCTTCCAACTGAATCGGGTGGACGTTCTTGATAGTGTCCGTCGCGAGCGGGACAATCGTCCCGTTACCCTCGATTTGCTGGTGGCGAAGGACGGTCGTCTCGACGTCCTGTTCGGCGAGGATGGTGTCGACGCGCTCGCGCATCTCGTCGAGTTCCTCGTGGGAATCCGCGATCAACTCCATGTAGATCGCGATGTCGTACACCTTCGTCGTCCCCCGAACCACGTCCTGAAGGATGCGCAGGAGGTCTTCGCGTTCGAGTTCGTCTTGGTGAGTGTCCGTCCGGCCCTTGCGACTCTTGAGCGCCAGCGACGTCGTCGTTTGCGTGTAGCGTCGCTGGAGTTGTTGGCGAGTCTTCGCGGGGTTACGCGGCGTGATGTGGAACGACAGTCGAAGGTCGACGTCCGCAATCGTCAGCGGGACGAGCCAGCCGAGATTGACCTTCCGGGGGAAGCCCGTGACGGTCATTATCTGCGTCACCTTCTCGTTGCGAATCTGGAACTCGGGGTGGCGCTCCATCGCACGGGGCGCGACGAGCTTCTTGTCGAGTTTCCCGCGCTCTTCGAGGGATTCGATGGCTGAGACCAACGGGAGTTCTTCGGCCTGTAACTGGTAGGCCGCCCACTCGATGTTCTTCCGAGTTGCGTCCCGGTCGAGCAGATTCAGATACTCGAGTGCGAGTTGCGTCTCCTCGCCCGTGAGGTCGTCAATCGGGATCCGTTCAGTCTCGTCATCCTCGGTACTGTCTCGCCCGAGGAGTCTGTGTAGGGGATTCATTGGTCTGCCTCGTTTCGCTCGTCCGTCGTGTCCACTTCCGCGTCCGTGTCCGTGTCCGCGTCTGCCGCCGTGAGCGAGTCGTCAGCAACCGCGTCGCCGTTCGTTTCGTCAGTGTCTACCTCTGTACGGCCGCCGTCGGTGAGAGGGTCAACGTCCATCTCGCCGTCGACGCCACCGACAGGCACCGTGGTGAGATTCGAGAGGTCCACCTTCTGCTGGGACCGCACTGCGAGGGCGACACAGAGCAGTAACGCGGCCAGTCCAGCCGCGTACACTTCGACCGTGAGCGTCGTCACAGCCACATTCGAGTCCCACTCATAGGGGTACGCCTCGAGGAACAGGCTGATCGCATAGCCGACCACGCCGAGGCCGACCAGCGAGAGCGCCTTCGTCTTTCGTCCCGAAGGGAAGAGAACGACGAGGCTCAACAGGAAGGCAGGGAGGCCCACCGCGCCGGTCGCGAACGAGGCCGTTCGAGCCAGCCAGTAGATGTCCGACCCGCGTTGGGGAACTTCCATCGACCACACGAATCCCCCCAGCGTCACGGCGCCGAGGAGGAAACTCAGTAGGCCGACGCTGACCCCCGCGTAGATGGCTCGCGGGACGACCGGGCGGGGACCGTGGCCCACTGGCCCGATGTTCCGTGCGTACCATCGAAGGATACGCGAGCTCGCCACCCGTTCGACGAACTCGGGGTGGGCATAGCCACCATCACCGACGGCCGCGAGTGGGTCGGCATCCGACTCAATCTCAATCTCGGGGTACTCCTCGGAGATACGGTCGAACTCGAAGTCGCTATCCTCGTTCGCTTCCGCCTGGGCCGCCGCCTCGACATCGTAGGCCGCGTCAGCAACATCCTGAGCGCGGTCGTCCGGGCGCGTGTAGTTGCCCTGCGTGAACGAGATCGGTGGCTTCTGCCCGTGATAGACCTCATAGAGGACTTCCAAGACAGACGCTCGCGTGTCGAGCAGTTCCGTTTTCACCTGCGTTTGCGGGAGTTTCGAGGCCACACGCTGGGCGCGGGCTTTCACTTCTTCGAGACACGCGGCTTCCGTCTCGCTGTCCGTCTCGACATCGTTCCCACCCGGCAGGAACCCACGAATTTGGGCCATGACGCCATCGTCGGCCTCTCCATCCTTCGCGACCGAGACCGCGACGTAGAAATCGCGGTCACGAATCTCCGCGACGTCGACGACGTTCCGCAGCCACTCAGCGTGATACTGTCGCCCGTAATCCATCAACGGCGACTCGTCGAGCGCTTCCTCTTCGCCAGCCCCGTCCTCGCTCGTCCCGATGAGCGGGCGGTCGACGTTCTCGAAACGTCCCAGGTAGGGCTCAGGATCGTACGCAGTCGTCACCGAGAGGATCTGCGCCGGGAACTGTAGCCCGCGAAGGAACGTCATGAACGACAAGTAGAGGCTCTCCCGGCGTTCCTCTGAGAGGATGAGCCACTCGCGGGGCTGGACCCGCATGAGCATCGCGTACGTCGTTGGCGTTTCTACGACACCGCCGTCACGGACATTCTTGAAGTCCATGAGGTCCAGCGTCGAACCGGCGTCTTCGTATTCAGTCATTGTAGGTCTCTCCGAGCGTTGTCGTCGCAGCGGGCCACTCCGAAGCGGGCCCAGCATCCGCATCCGAATCCGTATTCACCGTCAATTCTCTGTCCACAGTATCCGAGCGGTAACTCTCGTTCCCGCCCTCGTTCTCACTCACACTCTCACTCTCGCTCGCCGCCGGGTCTGGCCGCTCCGTGATCCAGCCCTCGAAGGGCTCACGCGAGGCGATATCGTGGTCACCAGCCTCGGGAGGCTTCCAGAGGTACTCCGTCCGCCCTCGGAAGTGGCGAGCCATCGCTGCTGCAAACCGAATCGGGCGTTGTCCTTCCGGCGTCCGTGTGTAGATAATGATTCCAGCGAAGCCCCCGAGAATCACGAACGGCGCCGTGACCAGGAGCGGTAATCCAATCGCATAGAGGATGATTGGGACGATGAGCGGCGGACCCAACGACTCGGCCAACTTCCGGGCCGAGACGCCGAACACTTTCGAGGAAAGCAAATGCGACGCCATCGGGACGTCCTTGCTCATTCAACCACCTCGTCGGTCTCTGCCGACGCGTCCCTTTCAACATCGGCGTCACTCGCAACGCTGGCGACGCCGCCCGCGCGGAGGTGCTCTGGTGTCTGGAACTCTTCCGGCCAGTGACGCTCGGCGGCGAGCAACCGCTGCTCGGCCTTTAACAGCATCCCACGCCAGGTGAGTCCGTACTTTACACGAACGGAGTCGAGCCATTCGTACTCCTCTTGCGAGGTGATTCTGATTCGGGTACTCCCCGCCATCAGTAGTCCCCGCTATAATCGTACAGATGGTCGTCATAGATCTCCCACTCCTCGAGTTCGTCATCAGGGTGGTCGGCCTCTTGCCCTTCGTGGCGAAGCACATCCCCCACGTCCGCGTGTGCATCGAGATGGAGTACCTCGCCGTCTTCGAGGGCACGGGCTTCCTGTACGTCCCACTGCTTGTACGCCCGCGTTCGGTCGGTATCAACACGCGACGGCTGTGCCTCCACGCCCGCTACTTCGGGAGTGGGGTGGCTCTCGATGTTGCCCTCACGCTGTCGTTGCGTGTCGGCGTCCGTTTCATCATCGAACGCAGAGAGTGGGATCTCTGCCGTCGCTCGGATGCGCTGTTGCTCACGAATCTGCTCTCGCAACTCCTCGGTCAGCTCCGACCGGCTCGGGGCCGCGCCGTCCCCGGTCGGGTTGGGGAGCGTTGTCGCGAGTGCTGGGTGGAGCTCTGTGAGCGCCTTAAGCAAATCTACACTTTCTGCGTGTTTAGCCCCCTCGAGTAGGACGCCGCGCCACACCATCCCGTGTCGGTCACGGAGATCGCGTAGGCGGTCGGCCTCCTGTTGAGAGTGCCAATCAACTTGGATTTCAGGCATAGGAGGGTGTTCCCGTTGTTTGGATTGTGGACAGAGTCCCGGATGGCGCTCGCCGGAGCGTCGCGAGTCCCACCGAGCGTCTCGAGACGCTCCGCAAACTCGCGCCAATTTCGGGCGGGCGAGCAGTCGCTCGAATTGTGGGCGACCGACTGGTTATGACCGGGATTTTCCATCGACATCCGTAAGCCAGCCGACCTTAAGATGTTATCACGCCCACATTTCTACATTCAATGTGGTCCCTGTAGCACCACATCCGATGTGACCGAGGAGGGTATTTACCCGCAGACGGCCTCCCGTGCTGTACCAAACACCACCGTCGCTACACCAGACGGTGCGTGGAGAGAACACCCTCCCCATGATAGAACTACAACCAGAGGCCATCGAGGTCGCCAGCCGGTGGCTCATCCTCGCCGGGCCTCCCTCACTACCCAGTACAGCCATCGACGCGGCCTCCTCGGTCGCCCCGTCGCTTCGAGCAGCTGGCGGCCCGCTCCAACCTCTCGGATTCGGCTTTGGATCTGGCGGTTTTCGACTCGGTAATAACCTCAACCTCATACAGACGCTCACGCGTGCACAAGTACTCTACCCGGACGCACTCCTTTCGACCCCGGATTCACAGCGAGCTTCGGTCCTTCCCTTACAATCCGGCACGGACCTCAGCACGCTCGTTGCCGATTTGAAAGATGCAATCAGGGTCCCCGGCTGGGTCGGAACCCTCCTCAAGTGGAGTGGCCTCATCACGATGATTGTCGGCATCATTGCGTACTTCATCAGCCCCTCTCTGAACAACCGACGGCGCGGATTCATGATGGCGACCACAGGCATCGTCATCTCGATTATCGGCTTCGCCTTCCCCGTCTTCATCAGCCTGCTTGACCATGTCCTCTCAGGCTGACTCCCCCCAGAAGGGGGCCGGTACTGACAGTCAACGGGCCGACCCCGAGACCGAGGACGAGTCAAAGACCGAGACCGGGACTGGGACCGGAGTGCACCAGGACGACACCACGCTGGGAGGGCGTGTCACGTCGGCTGGTCGCGCATTCCGAACCGGACTCTCCGAGCGACGTCTCAGTCTCTCCCGGCTCAAGCGCACCGACGGGCGGTACGGACAGCACATCCACGCGTGCATTACGATGGCGCTCGTGGGATCGCTCCTGCTCGCGTCCGTCAGCGTCGCCGCCGCTGGCCTGGGGGCTATCACCGCAATCCCGTCCCCCGACCCCGGTGTCGAGAAGTTCTACGACGATACCTACCGTATCCTCGCGAACAACGACGACGACGTTGACCCGAGTGACATCTCCTACGACGGCTACTTCGAGAACGACTATCCATATGGGCCGGTCGAGCTCCAAGCCAAATCGCAATCTCCCTCTCAGACGCTTCGATACGTCGCGACGCAAGACCTCTACATCAGAGACCTCAGCGATTTCCAAGCCGTCCCGTATCGAGATCGGTGGACGCACTATGCCGATATCACCTCCTACCAGGAGACGCAGTTCCTCCTCGTCCACGGCAACAACACCTATGACGGCCCGACGAGCACCGACGGAAAGTGGTTCGTCCGCGTCACCAGCCAATACGGTGAATGGCAACCCGTCTATAATGCCGAGGTCAGGTGGGACCGTAATGCGGAGGAACTCTACGTGGCAAACCCAGAGGAAGCGCTCATCCACACCGCGTACTACTCGAACACGATAGACCGAAACCTCCACGCCGCCGGCCAGTACTCGCGGTACGCCCAAGACTCCGACCGCGTCGCCATCCCGACGGTGAATGGCCGAGAACTCTATCCGACCAGCGATGGCGCGAGTATGTCCCGACAGTGGGGGCAGTCGAACTTCGACACCGTCCGCGATGCGTGGGTTGGCATCAACCACGTCTTCGGTGGCGTCTGGTATCGCGATAGTTACGTCGTGGGCGGAACCCCCATGCGGGGAGCCTACGTTCCGTTCGACCACCGAGCCATCACACCGCCGGACTACAGCTACGACGACCAGTGTAAGATAAAGCACATCCACCGCCGAACGCACACCCACGATAACTCTACGCACACGCACAAGAGTACCCACTGGCACTACTACGACCGGACGAAGTGGGCCGAGTACGAACTCATCAACTCTAGTGCGGAAGTCACCTCTGTCCAGCTTGACCGCCCCGGATTCAGCGGTGAATCCGACTGGGCGAAATTCGGTGACACAACCTGGATTGCTATCGAAGACCCGTCGAGTATGTCCCTCGAATACCCCCGAGGGGAATACACCCTCACCGCCACGCTCCGGGTGACCAGCGAGGTCGAAAGTCGCTGGGGCATCACGAGTTCGCGGTGCAACGAATGGTCGAAATCCAGTACGAGCACGTACACTCACACGACGCAATACAGCGTCCCCGTGACGATCACCGACTTCGATTCGCCCAATCTCAACATCAGCGTCGTTCACATCGACGGAGAAGGCGACGACCGACTGCTCATCACGTGGATGGGCGACCAGGATCTTCCACACGATCCGTGGAGACAGATTCAGGTCGACGTCAACGGGAAAGTCGTCAATATCGACTCACCGTGGCGCTTCTACGGTGTCTCGCGGAACGACGCGGTCGAAGTCCGGACGGCAAGCGGGTCGAACACACACGACGTAACCCACACGCAAGGCGACCGCTGGCCAGCCATCTACCACTATCAAACGAGCGTCGCCAACGTCACGATGGAGTTCCCACGTCAACAGGACTCCGTCGAAACCCAACGCTGGGGCTACCTCCGAACGGTCGATACGCAAGTCGCAGCCCGACCCGGTGGAGCACCGCTCCCTGCCGGCGTCAGCGACACGGACAACGACGCACCAACCGAACTCTACACGCAGTACGTCGTGACCCTCAACTCCAACGACCTCGAAACTGGCGAGACGGCCACGGCGACTGCCGACAACCCCTTCGGAGGCAGTCTCGACGACCAACTCAACGTCTCTACTAAACCCTACTCTCCAACCGTTCTTCGGCTGATGGAGATAGATCGCTCACCCACCGGCGAAGGGCACGAGGGCACACTCATCTTGACCGATACGAACAGCAACTTCCTCGACAACAAGACCATCACCGTCACCCAAGCAGACGGGACGAACTGGACCGTCACCACCGACTCTGAGGGGCGTGCCTCAGTTACGTGGGACGGGATGACCCTCCGAGCCAGGTACGACGGCGATGTATGGGACACCGGCCCGGACAACCCATACTACAAGGGTGACAGCATCCTCTATCTCCTACCACCGGGAGACGTTGCCTTCGTAGCCGCCGGCACCGTCGGCGAGTACATCTCCGGGGCAATCAATAACACCCTCATCTTCGTCGAGTGGCTCGCCCTCGGTATCTTCGCGTTCTGGTACGTGCGGATGCGCCGCCGCACGACCAAACGCGGCGGAGGGAAGAAAGCATGAGTAGCGTCGGCGGCTTCGTCGAGCCCTTCCTCCGTATCTACCAGCTCGCAGAGGTACTCGGGCGCTACGGGATGCTCACCGCACTCGTGGTCGGCGTGACCGGATGGTTCTACGCCTCAAAGGACGCCCGCTCGATGGACCGCTACCGAGGGATGGCTGTCGGCGGCGCAAGTGGGTTCGTCGCCATCACTGGCCTCGACGTCCTCTACGACGTCCTCGTGTTCATCTTGGGGTCTCGATTCCTCCCCACCGGCTGGCCATACGGCGCGGTCACGGGTCCACAGGCAAGCTCGATCTCACAACTCGCAACTGCCCTCAGTCTCGCACTTGAAGCGCTTGGCCTCGCCGTCTTCATCATCGGGGTGACCTGGTGGGCATTCGGCAGCCGCGACTCGCTCGCCGACGCCCGAGGGCGACGAGGCATCGTCATCGGCCTCACGCTCGTCGGGGCGAGTATCGGCGGCAACGTGTTCAGCACGCTCGCCTGGATTCTCCTCTGACCGTCTCACCTCCATGACCACAGACTCAAATTCAAACACTCCAGACCGCACAGACACCGACATTGACCTCCTCCCGCGCCTGAAGACGCGGGAATCCCGCCACGGAATTCCAGGCCGAGCGTTCGCCCGACCCTACGGTTTCAAGACGCATACGTTCCAAGCGTCTCTTGCTGGACTTCAGCATCGGCTTGGCTGTCTTGTGGCGCGGTCAAACGCGCCCCATCCTCAGCCGAGTCATCGTCGTTCGGGTGTTCTCTGGAACGACTCTCTCCGCTGAGGTAGCGGTCTGCGATGTTCACCGCTCCGTTCACGTCCGCTTGGTATTCGCCCATCCAGCAAGCGTCGTTCGTACACTTGAATGTCGCCTGCCGCGGACGATACCTTACCTCACCGCAAGCGTGGCACTCCTTCGAGGTGTTGCGCGGGTTCACCGTCTCGACGGGGATACCCATCTCAACGGCCTTGTAGCGTATCTGCGCGTGGAGTTTGGCGAACCCCCATCCGTGGAGACGGCGGTTCATGTACTCGCCGTAGTCCATCGACTCCCGTATGTACGTCAGGTCTTCGAGAACGAGTACAGGGTTTTCGACGGACTCGGCGTACTCCACGACTTCGCGGGTGACGCGGTGGAATACGTCGTCTATCTGGTCCCACAGGTCGTCACCGAACGACTCTGCGATACACTCGCTACCGCGCGTCTGAAGCCGCCTCGTGGCGGTGAAGTAGGTCTTACGGAGCCGACGAACGGTCTTCCCCTCGTCGGCCCACAGTTCGGGAGCGGTCGGAGAACCGTGGT from Halomarina salina includes the following:
- a CDS encoding ATP-binding protein, which gives rise to MAIIILDLAYVYVRPRLPTSDGGRRERALEAAIVALLVSGWGLLAYPSLFTPAWHGAAGIAMYGLLTVPIVGVLFFLGKPLIPPIGAGSVVFILMVIGLAFLNMLLPGTNGGRELSNLLSAPFLLAIPVGLFIGVYVVGILQQKIAEDDEPEYDPIGFAGGPTSETPDSNSTGGPSSKTSPSSHTPSPPKRVSIDEVPIDLREQFQLGYSSPTERIPLEEYRYDWRYSETSFDNIGGYYDLKDALREDVLKPLRAAQRGDDRYSRFGIEPERGILLYGPPGTGKTMFARALAGELNIPFVELSPADVTSMWVNESSDQVKTLFSEADEIGQCIIFLDEAEHLFGAREHTAKSAHAEDRKVTSEFLAQLTRDDREAIVVSATNRPGDIDRAILRPGRLTAHFEVGLPDEEARHAILKTHLKDIPSRVSGDEFAALARHTGGLTGADLANLVGQARRSAAHRDASAVTREDFPSEDALEELSAELAATHETGELPDADDGSDTETTDSPEAKAGVRADDEGDSGPDGPARGYQ
- a CDS encoding VirB4 family type IV secretion system protein → MNPLHRLLGRDSTEDDETERIPIDDLTGEETQLALEYLNLLDRDATRKNIEWAAYQLQAEELPLVSAIESLEERGKLDKKLVAPRAMERHPEFQIRNEKVTQIMTVTGFPRKVNLGWLVPLTIADVDLRLSFHITPRNPAKTRQQLQRRYTQTTTSLALKSRKGRTDTHQDELEREDLLRILQDVVRGTTKVYDIAIYMELIADSHEELDEMRERVDTILAEQDVETTVLRHQQIEGNGTIVPLATDTIKNVHPIQLEALATLFNLVEPPIYDADGIMMGFDDTSRPVIIDRYAHSGYGMVISGKTGSGKSYARKLEIYRRLLADPTVQCVLFDPAGDDYPFFAEKLGGEVIRFGGAQKVNPMDIEPPSGGLGAAEDTYPLTVRSVVEMLNTHYEDRGGLPAAEEGMLIQAVHYAYLSKGIVLGEYETYANESPIIDDLIRGVEVITHGGYEAALEEGLVDEAEFDHFCEMGVLSEEGEPITDAGISVPMAVFTPSEKHQEVAKSLEPKFESFKPGGINYNLNGTTNLELNSRLVVMDMSSFADTGEMPLILHAMLQWAYLEAKRSPNRFDVTFDEAHYLLGRESTRDLINLFIRHARHYDAGLTLMSQTAHEFLRTEERREIYENCDIKMLFYAQSVSDATKEYFDLSPAEVKYLQSAPRGQESGYSGCLLSTTKHGRRRLEVHSGDFEHYMIDNNLDPWTYIEEREGTRRPEDAGPVESELDLTDMPDITNRELDMQLSGEFAQDRAAAEPSPGSDSVDGAVSDVPASGER
- a CDS encoding DUF7139 domain-containing protein, encoding MTEYEDAGSTLDLMDFKNVRDGGVVETPTTYAMLMRVQPREWLILSEERRESLYLSFMTFLRGLQFPAQILSVTTAYDPEPYLGRFENVDRPLIGTSEDGAGEEEALDESPLMDYGRQYHAEWLRNVVDVAEIRDRDFYVAVSVAKDGEADDGVMAQIRGFLPGGNDVETDSETEAACLEEVKARAQRVASKLPQTQVKTELLDTRASVLEVLYEVYHGQKPPISFTQGNYTRPDDRAQDVADAAYDVEAAAQAEANEDSDFEFDRISEEYPEIEIESDADPLAAVGDGGYAHPEFVERVASSRILRWYARNIGPVGHGPRPVVPRAIYAGVSVGLLSFLLGAVTLGGFVWSMEVPQRGSDIYWLARTASFATGAVGLPAFLLSLVVLFPSGRKTKALSLVGLGVVGYAISLFLEAYPYEWDSNVAVTTLTVEVYAAGLAALLLCVALAVRSQQKVDLSNLTTVPVGGVDGEMDVDPLTDGGRTEVDTDETNGDAVADDSLTAADADTDTDAEVDTTDERNEADQ
- a CDS encoding RNA-guided endonuclease InsQ/TnpB family protein — encoded protein: MTELTKTLELKLVQPNAHKRRKLCKTREAYQQALHDAFNARCTTQTEANDVVVNYDLSGYAKNALKKYVPQLTTTYNAGELHDDHPVRFTNEGLRLDHKPENAIEWYVKIPHHEDYHLWMPAQPNPEQQDWLEALNAGDAEMGESRLFERDGTWFLHVTATRDVGVGSEASAEERTPIGVDIGEASLVTVCHRDDHGSPTAPELWADEGKTVRRLRKTYFTATRRLQTRGSECIAESFGDDLWDQIDDVFHRVTREVVEYAESVENPVLVLEDLTYIRESMDYGEYMNRRLHGWGFAKLHAQIRYKAVEMGIPVETVNPRNTSKECHACGEVRYRPRQATFKCTNDACWMGEYQADVNGAVNIADRYLSGESRSREHPNDDDSAEDGARLTAPQDSQADAEVQQETLGTYAS